A region of Candidatus Diapherotrites archaeon DNA encodes the following proteins:
- a CDS encoding ABC transporter permease, translating into MFDRELLQKALQDINSQGIRGKLTVLGLVIGIASIFMLISLGQSLESSVQQQFETLGTQTLIVLPGKGFIDTAFVKLGRNDAKHIEGLVGVEFAAEIYFKTLQVRHGTEKKTALVVGVEADKMDNFGALNILNVDNGRVFGAKEKFAAIAGKSFAENAFKEAIVPKKKIEIEDKKFEITGINAKPNNTFAGFFDNAVLINKDTLNEITPEPIYPLRIFAKVADGVDAEEVKARIGRRLEKDHGEEDFRVLDAKQLAETATSVLAVAQIFLVGIAFISLLVGAIGIMNTMLMAVTERTKEIGIMKAVGATDRQVLAMFLTESALIGLLGGIIGVILGSLLFFGLAFAASYAGFSLPADLNFGLAIGAMLFSAIIGMLSGTIPSLQAAKLDPVEAIRRK; encoded by the coding sequence ATGTTTGACAGGGAACTTTTGCAGAAGGCTTTGCAGGACATAAACAGCCAGGGCATCCGCGGCAAGCTCACGGTGCTGGGCCTTGTCATAGGCATAGCGTCGATTTTCATGCTCATTTCGCTTGGCCAGAGCCTTGAAAGCTCGGTCCAGCAGCAGTTTGAAACCCTTGGCACGCAAACCCTGATAGTTTTGCCCGGAAAAGGCTTTATCGACACTGCTTTTGTGAAACTCGGCAGGAACGATGCAAAGCACATCGAAGGCCTTGTCGGAGTCGAGTTTGCCGCAGAAATCTACTTCAAAACCCTGCAGGTCAGGCACGGCACGGAAAAGAAAACAGCGCTTGTCGTCGGCGTCGAAGCCGACAAAATGGATAATTTCGGGGCGCTCAACATCCTCAATGTCGACAATGGCAGGGTTTTCGGGGCAAAGGAAAAGTTTGCCGCGATCGCGGGAAAGTCTTTTGCCGAAAACGCGTTCAAGGAAGCCATTGTGCCCAAGAAAAAGATCGAAATCGAGGACAAGAAATTCGAGATAACCGGCATAAACGCAAAACCCAACAACACGTTCGCAGGCTTTTTTGACAATGCCGTGCTCATAAACAAGGATACGCTCAACGAGATAACGCCGGAACCAATCTATCCGCTCAGGATTTTCGCGAAAGTGGCTGACGGCGTGGATGCCGAAGAAGTGAAGGCGCGCATCGGGCGCAGGCTCGAAAAAGATCACGGGGAAGAGGATTTCCGCGTCCTCGATGCAAAACAATTGGCTGAAACCGCGACAAGCGTTCTGGCAGTGGCCCAAATCTTTTTGGTCGGAATAGCCTTCATCTCGCTTTTGGTTGGCGCAATCGGCATAATGAACACGATGCTCATGGCGGTAACTGAGCGGACAAAGGAGATTGGCATAATGAAGGCGGTCGGTGCAACCGACAGGCAGGTTTTGGCAATGTTTTTGACTGAATCCGCGCTGATCGGCCTGCTTGGAGGCATAATCGGCGTCATTCTGGGCTCGCTGCTTTTCTTCGGCCTGGCGTTTGCCGCAAGCTATGCCGGTTTCAGCCTACCCGCTGACCTGAACTTCGGCCTCGCGATCGGCGCAATGCTGTTCTCTGCAATAATCGGCATGCTGTCCGGCACAATCCCTTCACTGCAGGCCG